ACGATAGTGGGACCTTCACCGAGGCCGCCGTTCCCTTTCCTGCGAACGCGAAGGCGCTCGCCCTCCAGGTCGTGACCAGCGATTGCGCGATCAGTCCAGAGGTGACCGCGGCCCCTTAGGCCTTGGGTTCGAAGGTCCCCGACGGGAAGCCCATCCGGAGCTTTGCCCTACTTCCGCTTCGCGTACAGATCGATCACCCGGTCGATCCCGTGGCGGCAGACGGGGCAGAAGGGGACGCGGTCGCGGGTGAACATGATGCAATCCGCCGCCGGGCGGTAGTAGCCCTTGGCTTCGTAGTTGGCGCCTTCGAAGGCGCCGACTTTGTGGGCGTGGGCTTCGGCGCCGAGGCGCTTCTCTTCTTCGTCGCGTTGTCGCGTGAAGAGGGCGTCCATCTCGGACTCGGGGCGATTCTCGGCGCGGATCTTCCGGCGTTCGGTCTGGATTTCGCGCGCGCGGGCTTCGAAGCCTTCCTTCTCCCACGGCGTTGGCAACGGGGTGCCGGGCTCGACCAGGTGCTTCCACTTGAGATTCGTCGGGTCGAGGAGGGCGGTGACGTTCGTCTCCCACGGCTCGATGCGGTCGGCGGCCGGGGCGTAGGCGACATCCGAGGTGTAGTACTCGTCGGCGAGCGCGGCGAGATGATGGCCGAACTCGTGGACGAAAACGTACGGCGCCCAGAGCGAGTCGGCGGCCACCGTGCTGAACTGGCCGAAGATTCCGCCGCCGCCGTAGGTGTTGCCGTTGGCGAGGATCTCGACGACCTCATACGGCGCCTGGGACGCCAGGTCGCGGAAGGCGCGGTTGTCGAACGTCAGGATGTAGCGCTCCGAGCGGAAGGCGTCATAGGTCGAGCCGGCCGGCGGGCGGCGGTGGATGCCGAGCGAGGGGCGCGAGATGCCGGACTCGGCGGCGGCCGGGCAGAGGCCCCAGACGTTCAGCTCACTGCGCCGGCTCTGGAACGGCTCGACCGCGAAGAGGATCGCCATCAGGCGGCGGGCGTCTGCCTCGCACTTCCCGCGCTCGGCGGCGGTGTAGCCGTCGCCCAGGATCAGGAAGTCGAGCTTCTCGGCCGGGTCGCCAGAGCGCTGCAGCGCAATCAGCTCGCCGGCCGACGGCGGGCGCGAAGCGTCGACGAGCATGTCGGCGGGATCGACCACCAGCGACCAGATCTCGCGGAAGTCGTTCGCCTTGTCGCGCTTCTTGAGGACGATCTGCACCGGGCCCGCCGGCCGCGGGAAGCGCAGCGACTCGGAGAAGGTGCGGTCGATCTCCGAAGCCTCGCCGGTCGTCTCCCACTCGCCGTAGATCGACGCGAAGCCGCGC
The DNA window shown above is from Thermoanaerobaculia bacterium and carries:
- a CDS encoding IgA Peptidase M64 — encoded protein: MHPSAVRLTPYALLTLLLPLGLAGGAAVSAGAATASAAPPQTLRVDYFHTGNAREERFALERAVVEPLPWPGDLAKTIDDTNLGKYRFEVIDRSSHRVLYSRGFASIYGEWETTGEASEIDRTFSESLRFPRPAGPVQIVLKKRDKANDFREIWSLVVDPADMLVDASRPPSAGELIALQRSGDPAEKLDFLILGDGYTAAERGKCEADARRLMAILFAVEPFQSRRSELNVWGLCPAAAESGISRPSLGIHRRPPAGSTYDAFRSERYILTFDNRAFRDLASQAPYEVVEILANGNTYGGGGIFGQFSTVAADSLWAPYVFVHEFGHHLAALADEYYTSDVAYAPAADRIEPWETNVTALLDPTNLKWKHLVEPGTPLPTPWEKEGFEARAREIQTERRKIRAENRPESEMDALFTRQRDEEEKRLGAEAHAHKVGAFEGANYEAKGYYRPAADCIMFTRDRVPFCPVCRHGIDRVIDLYAKRK